From one Mytilus edulis chromosome 1, xbMytEdul2.2, whole genome shotgun sequence genomic stretch:
- the LOC139502223 gene encoding uncharacterized protein, protein MCRKPENLYLPVNPGGTSGAVTIKLSEAPKLIQVSGDTSGAETVYPSRTPELIKVSGGTSGAVTIKLSEASKLIQVSGDTSGAGTVYPSRTPELIKVSGGTSGAVTIKLSEAPKLIQVSGDTSGAGTVYPSRTPELIKVSGDTSGAVTIKLSEAPKLIQVSGGTKAPQFIQVSVDTSGVGTVNPSRTPELIQVSGDTSGVGTVYPLRTPELIQVSGDTSGAGTVYPSRTPELIQVSDDTSGARTVNPSRTPETPELIQVSGDTSGAGTVYPSRTPELIQVSDDTSGEGTVYPSRTPELIQVSVDTSGAGTVYPSRTPELIQVSGDTSGAGTVYPSRKPELIKVSGDTSGARTVNPSRTPELIQVSEEAPQYIQVSGVTSGVGTVYPLKTPELIQVSGDTSRAETVYPSEAPQFIQVSVDTSGVGTVYPSRTPEFIQVSGDTKEAPQYIQVSGVTSGVGTVYPLKTPELIQVSGDTSRAETVYPSEAPQFIQVSVDTSGVGTVYPSRTPEFIQVSGDTSRARTVYPSEAP, encoded by the exons atgtgtagaaaacctgAGAATCTATACTTACCAG TAAATCCTGGTGGCACCAGTGGAGCAGTCACTATAAAACTTTCAGAAGCACCCAAGTTAATCCAGGTTTCTGGTGACACTAGTGGAGCAGAAACTGTTTACCCTTCAAGAACACCAGAGTTAATCAAGGTTTCTGGTGGCACCAGTGGAGCAGTCACTATAAAACTTTCAGAAGCATCCAAGTTAATCCAGGTTTCTGGTGACACTAGTGGAGCAGGAACTGTTTACCCTTCAAGAACACCAGAGTTAATCAAGGTTTCTGGTGGCACCAGTGGAGCAGTCACTATAAAACTTTCAGAAGCACCCAAGTTAATCCAGGTTTCTGGTGACACTAGTGGAGCAGGAACTGTTTACCCTTCAAGAACACCAGAGTTAATCAAGGTTTCTGGTGACACCAGTGGAGCAGTCACTATAAAACTTTCAGAAGCACCCAAGTTAATCCAGGTTTCTGGTGGCACTA AAGCACCCCAGTTTATCCAGGTCTCTGTTGACACTAGTGGAGTAGGAACTGTTAACCCTTCAAGAACACCAGAGTTAATCCAGGTTTCTGGTGACACTAGTGGAGTAGGAACTGTTTACCCTTTAAGAACACCAGAGTTAATCCAGGTTTCTGGTGACACGAGTGGAGCAGGAACTGTTTACCCTTCAAGAACACCAGAGTTAATCCAGGTTTCTGATGACACTAGTGGAGCAAGAACTGTTAACCCTTCAAGAACACCAGA AACACCAGAGTTAATCCAGGTTTCTGGTGACACGAGTGGAGCAGGAACTGTTTACCCTTCAAGAACACCAGAGTTAATCCAGGTTTCTGATGACACTAGTGGAGAAGGAACTGTTTACCCTTCAAGAACACCAGAGTTAATCCAGGTTTCTGTTGACACTAGTGGAGCAGGAACTGTTTACCCTTCAAGAACACCAGAGTTAATCCAGGTTTCTGGTGACACTAGTGGAGCAGGAACTGTTTATCCTTCAAGAAAACCAGAGTTAATCAAGGTTTCTGGTGACACTAGTGGAGCAAGAACTGTTAACCCTTCAAGAACACCAGAGTTAATCCAGGTTTCTG AAGAAGCACCCCAGTATATCCAGGTTTCTGGTGTAACTAGTGGAGTAGGAACTGTTTACCCTTTAAAAACACCAGAGTTAATCCAGGTTTCTGGTGACACTAGTAGAGCAGAAACTGTTTACCCTTCAGAAGCACCCCAGTTTATCCAGGTTTCTGTTGACACTAGTGGAGTAGGAACTGTTTACCCTTCAAGAACACCAGAGTTTATCCAGGTTTCTGGTGACACTA AAGAAGCACCCCAGTATATCCAGGTTTCTGGTGTAACTAGTGGAGTAGGAACTGTTTACCCTTTAAAAACACCAGAGTTAATCCAGGTTTCTGGTGACACTAGTAGAGCAGAAACTGTTTACCCTTCAGAAGCACCCCAGTTTATCCAGGTTTCTGTTGACACTAGTGGAGTAGGAACTGTTTACCCTTCAAGAACACCAGAGTTTATCCAGGTTTCTGGTGACACTAGTAGAGCACGAACTGTTTACCCTTCAGAAGCACCTTAG